One window of the Perca flavescens isolate YP-PL-M2 chromosome 16, PFLA_1.0, whole genome shotgun sequence genome contains the following:
- the ier5l gene encoding immediate early response gene 5-like protein, with protein MIHTMECAADAQSLISISLMKIHNSRTQRGGIKLHKNLLVSYVLRNARQVYVKEKYAEIYRMQQYEEVMTVCNEIQELNPLDLDAEDAGDEEQARAACCGEEASLCGSACHRGAAQPAAHARTASALYGCSPLEDGGKEPDPSYYRSCCMEASPVPHCDQFPANGSTHCNITTVLDLDTHVVTTVENGYLHQDCCCCDALQCGQGAQSPAKKRKVEFGFCTSDGEEVSDFTSACKRAKREDCTYFHLDYTDTSNISNLISIFGSGFTGLLSRQADLEQICSKQVLASLGAWTRAIVAF; from the coding sequence ATGATCCACACCATGGAATGCGCAGCGGACGCGCAAAGCCTCATCTCCATTTCCTTAATGAAGATCCACAACTCCAGGACGCAGAGAGGGGGGATCAAGCTGCACAAAAACCTGCTGGTCTCCTACGTGCTGCGGAACGCCAGGCAGGTCTACGTCAAGGAGAAATACGCGGAGATCTATAGGATGCAGCAGTACGAGGAGGTGATGACCGTCTGCAACGAGATCCAGGAGCTCAACCCGCTGGATCTGGACGCAGAGGACGCCGGCGACGAGGAGCAGGCGCGGGCTGCTTGCTGCGGCGAAGAGGCGAGTCTCTGCGGCTCCGCGTGCCACCGAGGCGCCGCGCAGCCAGCGGCGCACGCCCGGACAGCGAGCGCTCTTTACGGCTGCTCTCCCCTCGAGGACGGCGGCAAAGAACCGGATCCCTCCTACTATCGAAGCTGCTGCATGGAGGCTTCCCCCGTGCCCCACTGCGACCAGTTCCCCGCAAACGGCAGCACGCACTGCAACATAACCACAGTGCTGGATTTGGACACGCATGTGGTAACCACGGTGGAGAACGGCTACCTCCACcaggactgctgctgctgcgatGCGCTCCAGTGCGGCCAGGGCGCGCAGTCCCCGGCCAAGAAACGGAAGGTCGAGTTCGGCTTTTGTACGTCCGACGGCGAGGAGGTGTCGGATTTTACGTCGGCTTGCAAGCGGGCGAAACGCGAGGACTGTACCTACTTCCACCTAGACTATACAGACACCTCCAACATCTCCAACCTGATCTCCATCTTCGGCTCGGGGTTTACAGGGCTGCTGAGCAGACAGGCGGACTTGGAACAGATCTGTAGTAAACAGGTCCTGGCCAGCCTGGGGGCATGGACCCGAGCGATTGTGGCATTTTGA